A region of the Chelonia mydas isolate rCheMyd1 chromosome 22, rCheMyd1.pri.v2, whole genome shotgun sequence genome:
CTCAGGCTTCATGGTTTGGGCTCTAgggttataaaattgcaatgcagtgtttgggctcagggctggagcccagtTTCTGAGATCCCACAAGTGGGGAGTTCCAAAActgaggctgcagcctgagcgtctacactgcaattttataacccCACAGCTTGAGCCTgactcagctgacctgggccagcggGAGTCTATTATTGCAGGGGAGCTGTACCCTAGGAGACCAGCAGAGGGACTATCCTGATGGCCTTTCCAGGCCCAGGCTTGAAAGCCAGGAAGAAGCTGCAGAACGACTTTGACTGTGTTGTATTTTCTGACAAAAGAACAGGTGGGACCCAAAAGAAAGCCTTGGTGCGGCAGAATATGCCAGAGCTGGGATATGAGGTGTGTTGTTCGACTGTGGTTTGGCACTCTCATGGACTACATGCATTGTGTGTGGGATAAACTGTGTTTGGGGCTTCCAAGGACTATGTGTGTTATGCGGAATAATAAACTAGCCCTGGGAAGGGGTAATAGTGGACACAAGAGACTGTCTGGTGGAATCTTTAAGGAGCCTGagaggggaagctgaggcagttACCCTGACATTGTTATGCCCAGCTGCAAGGAGGCACTCGGAGGGGATGGGGAATTGTGGCAAGCACAACAAAAATATCATGTTAAACATTTCAGTCACAACAATACCTGTCTTCCACTATACAGCAATGGTGCTATTCCTGCATAGAACACTCTGGGCTACATCCTCCGGTCCTTACTtcagcaaaactcctgttgactccaAAGAGACTGTGCCTAGAGTTCTGTGTAACCACAAAACATGACACAATTCTACTGTGCAGTACAAATGAGTGCTAGATTTGTTGGCAACTAGGTGTCGGATCATCTCATGGTATAGTTcatggttctcagccaggggtacatgtaccccgtggggtatgcagaggtcttccaggggttacatcagctcatctagatatttgcctagttttaaaaaGCAGTCGCGAAgtcattacaaattaaaatttcagagacaatgacttgtttacattgctctatatactatactgaaatgtaaatacaatatttatattccaattgatttataattataccTTGAAAATAGATCTAAAGCTTTAATTCTAGCAGTAATATTCCCATTGGGCCACATCACATGTGACAAACACCTGCACTCCCCTAATGTGTCCAGGTCAGCAGTGCCCTCTGATGGTTACTGTCCCTGCCAGATACCCTACGCGGTGCAATAATATCACCAACTGGCTCCAGAACTGAGGGCAGCACATCCGAGAAGAACAAACAGGGTTCCGGGTCAAGTGTTGCCCTGGGGGAGATGGGCAAATCAATGCTGCTTTTTGCTGGCGCTGGATTAATGCACAGATGCAGCGGGGCCCAGCCCTTCAAAGtcaattatttaaacaaaaagctGAAAACCAGGCCCCGATTCACCCTTGGCCTGCCCACGGGGTACCCCCCCACAGCAGGGGCGGGTGGGTGTGAAATGCGACCTGGCTACCTTGGAAGGTGCAAATGAGAACACGAGGTAACACGGGCCCCGCGGTTTTAGACGAGGAATGTCTCTGACAGCACCGCTTTCATGTAAACTCCTGTGGGAAACTGCCCGGCCCCTCGGCCCGAGCGCTCAGCGCGGCGAGCTCTTGACCAAAGGTCCCGGTCGGGTGGCGTTGGGCCGGGCAAGCcgctgcggggcgggggcagcgacCCCGCCCGCCTGGCCGCCCGCTTCTTCCCCGCAGGCCGGGCCCGGCGTTGCCCTGGGGGCCTGGGCCGACCCCGCCCGCTCGGGCCGGGCCGCGGCGGCTCTCGGGCTCCATGGAGACGGCGCGGGGCCCCGCCGCCTCCCTCCCGCGGGCCGGGCGGCTGGTCTTCGCCGGCTCCGCCGAGCGCGACGTGGCCTTTGCCAAAGCCTTCTGGGACTCGGTGACCCTGCGGCCCCCGCTGGAGTCCTGCCTGGGCCGCGGGGGGCCGCGGCCTCGAGAGACCCGTGAGAGACCCCCCCCTTCTATCTCCCCCCCCCAGCGCTGcggggagaccccctccccccgcattccccccttctctctcccccccccccccagcgctgcgGGGAGACCTCCTCCCCCCGCATTCCCCCCttctatctccccccccccagcgctgcggggagaccccctccccccgcattccccctcttctgtccccccccccagcgctgcggggagacctcctccccccgcattcccccccttctctctctcccccagcgcTGCGGGGAGACCCCTTCCCCCCGcattccccccttctctctccccccccccccagcgctgcggggagaccccctccccccgcattcccccccttctgtccccccccccagcgctgcggggagaccccctccccccgcattcccccccttctgtcccccccccccagcgctgcggggagaccccctccccccgcattcccccccttctgtcccccccccagcgctgcggggagaccccctccccccgcattcccccccttctgtcccccccccagcgctgcggggagacctcctccccccgcattcccccccttctctctctccctcagcgCTGCGGGGAGACCCCTTCCCCCCGcattccccccttctctctccccccccccccagcgctgcgGGGAGACCCCCTCCGCCCGCattcccccccttctctctctcccccccagcgctgcggggagaccccctccccccgcattccccccttctctctctccccccccccccagcgctgcggggagaccccctccccccgcattccccccttctctctccccccccccccagcgctgcggggagaccccctccctccgcatccccccccttctctccctccctccgcaGCGCTGcggggagaccccctccccccgcattccccccttctctctcttcccccccccagcgctgcggggagaccccctccccccgcattccccccctttccttcctcccccctcagCGCTGcggggagaccccctccccccgcatcccccccttctctctctcccctcccccccgcattcccccccttctctctctccccccctgcGCTGcggggagaccccctccccccgcattcccccccttttctccctccctccgcaGCGCTGcggggagaccccctccccccgtattcccccccttttctcccccccccagcgctgtggggagaccccctccccccgtattcccccccttttctcccccccccagcgctgcggggagaccccctccccctgcattcccccccttttctcccccctgcgcaGGGGTGTGTGGGTGATCCTCATGTCCTTCCCCTTGCCCCCTATCTTGTAGGAGTGaccccccattcctccccagTAGTGGGTGGGGTGACTCCACCTTAAGACTGTTTATTTCTTATCTCCCCAGGGCTGCCTTGAgagcccccagcctctgctccaaAAGCCAGCTGTATTTTAGctatgccctcccacccccccacttgCCCTGCATGTATCTGTGGTATGACCCCCCTATAAAAAAACCTCTTCTGTGCTGGTTTAGAACCCAAGAACCCAAATCCCCTCTCCCAGCCTGCATGTATTGGGTGTGTATGATATGCCTTTGCTTCACAGGCACTGGAGATTCGAGGTGTTGGCCCAAGCCAAGGCCTAAACTCATGTTTCATTGGATACAGATGAGCTGCCCCATTCCAGTCAATGTAAATACTTGCATGGTTAAGGTTAAGCATGGGTGTAGGTGTTGACAGGATCAGGCGCCTGCTTTGGTTACTGGACGAGGTTGAAAGTAACGTTTTGGGGTGTTTTTGAAAAGTTCCTTATGCAGTGGTGCAAACTCCAGTGTCGACATTTGTGTTTTGGTTTAAAACGGGTGTATTTTGATTTAATTACACATGTTTTTGATTGCCTTGAACTAAGCTTGGTTAGTGAAATCAGTGTCTGCATGGTTTTTTCTACTGCTTcaactaaactggtttaaaatcagCCCTATACTTAAACCGTATCATGCTGTGTGTCGACAAGGCTAAAGtgatcttttatttctttatgtggtttttgttttttagagagAAATATTGCTTTCCAGATTCCACCAGGCAATAACAGTGAGTATAAAATAACCAGTGCTCTCGTGTTGCTAAATCCTTGACatcttggggttttttgtgtgtgtggggcggggtgtgtgtgtgagtgtggaaATTTAGCCAGGAAGTGGCTTATAGGGGCTGAGTCACAGGAGACTGCCCTCTCCCCAGTTAGTGGCAAGAgtaagatggtccagtggttagagtgctgtCCTTGAactccagagacctgggttcaatttcctactctgccacagacatcctgcgtgacctcgggcaagtcactttatctcaCTGTGTCttaatttcccatctgtaacctggggataataacactgccctgcctcacaaggatgttgtgaggatactGTGTTAAGGACCATGAGGAGCTCAGGTAATGGGGGCCAGATTCCCAGGAGTCTTACCAAGAGCTCTGTAGCCAGATATTATAGCTCGATCCTGTGAACGCTTTCACAACTTTAAGGGTATGAGCAATTGTGGTGAAAACAATGGGGCTACTTTTGTGCTTAGAGGTAAACTTATGCTTGTTTCAGGATTGTGGCCATAAGCCCCATTTCAACTGGGTAATtgagtactcccattgacttcaggttaGGCACATCCTTAAGTACCTTTCTGAATAGGGGCCTGTGTTAGGATTTACTTCTTCAACTCAGTTTCCAAAATGTGAAATCAAAGGAAACTTACCAGGCTTGTGAATTAGTTCACAGTTCTGCAAAGATGCCTGTCACTTCTATTGTTACTGGCCAAACTGCATTTCCATAATGATGCTGTAACCATGACTGAGAACAAGTCAAGTCTCAGATTTCCGTATCACATGCCATTTGTATAGGTCTTAGTGCTTGCTATTCTGAATCCTTATTCAAAAGCTTGTCTAGCACTAATTTTCTATGTAGCCTGTGACTCTCTTATTTTATTTAGAGAGTGAACAGATAATCCTGGAAGCTCAGAaagctgaagaaaaagaaaaatattttcagaaggtAGGATCTACTGAATAAAAGATTCTGGGGTGTGCCTAGTGcaaattttttatattttatttatatgtatgtatgttgAAATACATGAATGTGCATAATACATAATATGCACGCAGAATAAAGTCTAGActggttatttatttttatatatctatagatatacatacatacacgcCCAGTGCTTTAATAGGGCAAATTTACaaatctgaaaacaattatgagccaaatcagctgggaggaagaacttCGTccgaaaaatgtgaatgatgattGGGAATCAGTTAAGATCACCTTATTAGGTGCCTAGAAAttcacaatcaaggaagaagcctatactggtttaaaaaaaaaaaaagacattgtttagaggggaagtgaaggaagCCATAAAAAAGGACAAATAGGGTAAGTTGATCATAATAAATGTAGGAAATGGGTAAAGGAAACCTAGGGACTGAAGGAGAAATATATGATCaccagagttaaggacaataagaaggaatttAAGTATATTGAAGAAAAAGAATATTGACAATGGTATTGGGCCATTACTATATGGTAGAATTATCGATAATAATGCAGGAAAGGTAGATGTGTTGAAtaagtatttttgttctgttctgtatctggggaaaaacagatgatatagtctcattaTATGGTGCTTCTAACACTTCCCATTCCACTAATacctctggaggatgttaaacaaacTACTGAAATTAGAGCTTTTTAAAGCAGCAGGTACAGATAACCTGTGTACTAgagttttttaaaagagctgtctgagtagctcactggaccattaatgttggttGTTCtgtttggtgggtttttgtttgttttgttttttaaattaagtcttggatcactggggaagttccagaagactggaaggaagctaatgtgtcaattttttaaaaagggtaaacaggatgacctgggaaATTTTAGGCCTCTTAGcttgacatcaatcctgggcaagatgaCAGAGtgactgatatgggacttgattaatcaAGAAGGAATAAAGGGTCATGTAATATACTGCATATCAGCATGGGTtgatggaaaacagatcctgtcaaactaacctgaactcattatttttagtgaaattacaaatttggttgatcaAGGTAGTAGTGTTGACCTAATATagttagacttctgtaaggcatttgacttggtaacacacacaattatatttaaaaaaaaaaagatacaaagttCAAGCGgcacattaaattgattaaaaactggctaactgacagatctcaaaatgtaattataaatggggaatcattatcCAGTGGATGCATTTCCAGTGAGTTCCTGCAGGATTTAGTTCttgaccctatgctatttaatagtTTTATCAATGACCGaaaagaaagcataaaatcatcactgataaagtttgctgatgacccaaaaattggttggggtggggggagtggtaaatagtgaagaggGCAAATCACTGATTCAGGGCtgtctggatcacttggtaaacagggtgcaagcaaacaatatgtgtgaATGTAAATGTCCCAAGTTCGCACTAACGGCAGGACTTCGTTAGTTCAATCTCAGGACCTATAAGTCtctgcctgcagcatccacatgaGGGAGTTATATCACAGTGCTTTGGTGTGCGCTGCTGTTCGCTCCCCCTTAGTCTGAACTGCAGTACAGTGTAACCTTGCCCTTAGTTGTTGGAGAAACAGCTTTAAGCAACTTGGGTAATAAACTGCAGTAGAATGTTCTAGTGATTTCTCAAAATGGTGGTGGTTCAGTTAGTTCCAATAGGCCAAGTAAGGCGCTGTCATCACTAGGGCCAATGGGGGTCTGTGTTAAATCCCCAGGCAGTGGTCATAGCAGTTACTAGCTAGCATTATATTAGCCTACAACTATCTTCTAGACCAGAGTAAAAACACCAAGATAACTTTAGTGACAATGTAGGGCTTATCTCTTCTTCTGATAAAAGCTTGAGGCAAAAGATAGGTGAAGCAATTGTGTTCATCCTAACCAAACTAATGTGTGCATGAGGATGGactactgtggaaagggatctgggggtcatagtggatcacaagctaaatgagtcaatGGTGTAAAactgcgcaaaaaaaaaaaaaaaagcaaacctcattcttggatgtattaataggaatgttgtaagcaagacacaagaagtaactcttctgctctactctgtgctaattaggcctcaactggagtattgtgtccagttctgggtgccacatttcaggagagatgtgggcaaattggtgAAAGTCCAGAGTAGagcaaacaaaaaatgattaaaggtctagaaaacatgacgtatGAGAGAAGATTAAAaagtttgggtttgtttagtctggagaagagaagactgagggtggagggaccatgataacagttttcaagtacataaaaggttgtgaggaggagggagaaaaattgttctagttaacctctgaggataggacaagaggcaatgggcttaaattgcagcaagggtggtttaggttggactttagaaaaacttcctaactgtctggttagttaagcactggaataagttgcctagaGAGGTTATGGAATTTCAGtcatcagagatttttaagagcaggttggacagatacctgtcaggaatagtctagataaTGGTCCTGCATTGAGTGCAGGctactggactagaagacctctcaaggtcctttccagtcccatGATCCTATGAAAAACCCTTGGCAATCCTGAAGAGCAGTTTCTCTTCCTGTATATGTTGGTA
Encoded here:
- the HOATZ gene encoding cilia- and flagella-associated protein HOATZ is translated as METARGPAASLPRAGRLVFAGSAERDVAFAKAFWDSVTLRPPLESCLGRGGPRPRETQRNIAFQIPPGNNKSEQIILEAQKAEEKEKYFQKAMRRDEILALLWKQREERITKEQISCLHKPKTKTHQVRAKISDSDTEDQETVKALE